In Helicobacter bilis, a genomic segment contains:
- a CDS encoding Cj0069 family protein: MKKHIVFFEAVGGSDKGRDGHRKDTVPMMDYLKKLGWSAEVVFFTDEILKDSAKTNEIFEYVKGAADAYVSRVNPGNLKEEKLYFDVLRKLCDSGVIGMPHPDAMIGYGAKDALTKLRNTELVPTDTLAYYDPAEAKRIGVNWVAGEEHDFKANFPKTLAKGERVLKQNRGSTGEGIWRVQLKDQSQYGKFDSVPLDTIVRCTEAVDNHVEEHKLGDFMNFCEKYLTGDNGMLVDMTFLPRIKEGEIRILMLYKDPIYVVHKKPAEGADAFSATLFSGAKYRYDKPEQWNELVSYFLSNLPEIKTKLGNYDLPLIWTADFILDTDENGKDKYVLGEINCSCVGFTSPVEFLDKTARRVANTIINIVEDAQK, encoded by the coding sequence ATGAAAAAGCATATCGTTTTTTTCGAAGCAGTAGGCGGCAGTGATAAGGGCAGAGATGGACACAGAAAAGACACTGTGCCGATGATGGACTATCTCAAAAAGCTTGGTTGGAGTGCGGAAGTTGTGTTTTTCACAGATGAGATTCTAAAAGATTCTGCGAAAACAAATGAGATTTTTGAATATGTTAAAGGTGCGGCTGATGCGTATGTATCGCGTGTGAATCCGGGCAATTTGAAAGAGGAGAAGCTTTACTTTGATGTGTTGCGTAAGCTTTGTGATAGTGGTGTGATTGGTATGCCTCACCCTGATGCGATGATTGGCTATGGGGCAAAAGATGCGCTTACAAAACTTCGCAACACAGAGCTTGTGCCAACAGATACTTTAGCCTACTATGATCCTGCTGAAGCAAAACGCATTGGTGTGAATTGGGTGGCAGGAGAAGAACACGACTTTAAGGCAAACTTCCCAAAAACTCTAGCAAAAGGTGAAAGAGTGCTAAAGCAAAATCGCGGTAGCACAGGGGAAGGAATCTGGCGTGTGCAGCTCAAAGATCAAAGTCAATATGGTAAGTTTGATTCCGTGCCACTTGATACTATCGTGCGATGCACAGAAGCGGTGGATAACCACGTAGAAGAGCATAAACTAGGCGATTTTATGAATTTCTGTGAAAAATATTTGACAGGCGATAATGGTATGCTTGTGGATATGACTTTCTTACCGCGTATTAAAGAGGGCGAGATTAGAATCCTAATGCTGTATAAAGACCCTATTTATGTCGTGCATAAAAAACCAGCTGAAGGTGCAGATGCGTTTTCTGCAACACTCTTTAGCGGGGCAAAATACCGCTATGATAAGCCAGAGCAATGGAATGAGTTGGTAAGCTACTTCCTATCTAACTTACCAGAGATTAAAACAAAGCTTGGTAATTATGACTTGCCTTTGATTTGGACAGCGGATTTTATCCTTGATACTGATGAAAATGGTAAGGATAAGTATGTGCTAGGCGAGATTAACTGCTCTTGTGTGGGCTTTACTTCCCCTGTTGAGTTTTTGGACA
- a CDS encoding MATE family efflux transporter produces MFSLGRTKKIQIKRILNIAIPSGLQSGLDMLSVSLALFYLGGISSLHFTALNTGAKYIIVFYPISAIFGIGTNVLMSRRFGAKNYVEMNRVYATIILSACIISLPMLYLIYLGIPYYLNLFNLSNELYTLTYSYVSLTIFALPSIIIKNVLISGFAATGDTKRPFFIKIFLTLLSMLGYYLLIEGRFGFPSLGLIGAAYVSLFISYLEMFILLLLPKFVQTKLSFSLYFNKTFLLNAFKVGIPTGLERIFTIASLNVVLVFVGSYAAIYKDSAMSGFQAGTTIEGFSFVPGFGFMVAIMSLMGQSIGAKNYIRASEYTKLCAILSSIMLGICGLLLVIFAKPLSAIFIRDDILGIEISVYYLIAVGLSQIPLILSFVYDGALRGAGFTQIPLFINIVSISIFRLLPMWLCTHFGFSIYMLFVIIFIETYIRALIFYLVFRSGVWKKPKKL; encoded by the coding sequence ATGTTTAGCTTAGGGCGGACAAAAAAGATTCAGATAAAGCGGATTCTAAATATCGCCATTCCTAGCGGTTTGCAGTCTGGTCTTGATATGCTTAGCGTATCTTTAGCCCTTTTTTATTTAGGCGGTATCTCTTCACTGCATTTTACCGCTTTAAACACGGGAGCGAAATATATTATTGTTTTTTATCCTATCAGTGCGATTTTTGGTATTGGCACAAATGTGTTAATGTCAAGGCGTTTTGGTGCAAAAAATTATGTAGAGATGAATAGAGTGTATGCTACAATCATACTTAGTGCTTGTATTATATCTCTTCCCATGCTTTATCTAATCTATCTTGGAATCCCTTATTATTTAAATCTTTTTAATCTAAGTAATGAGTTATACACTCTTACATATAGCTATGTTTCTTTAACCATTTTTGCCCTGCCTTCCATTATTATTAAAAATGTGCTTATCTCTGGTTTTGCAGCGACCGGTGATACAAAGCGACCATTTTTTATTAAGATTTTTTTGACACTTCTTAGTATGCTTGGCTATTATTTGCTTATTGAAGGGCGATTTGGCTTCCCATCTTTAGGGCTTATTGGTGCGGCGTATGTGAGCCTTTTTATCTCATATCTTGAGATGTTTATTTTATTATTATTGCCAAAATTTGTCCAAACAAAGCTTTCTTTTTCACTCTATTTTAATAAGACTTTTTTACTCAATGCTTTTAAAGTTGGCATTCCAACAGGATTAGAGCGTATTTTCACCATTGCTTCACTCAATGTTGTGCTAGTCTTTGTTGGCTCTTATGCAGCAATTTATAAAGATAGTGCTATGTCTGGATTCCAAGCTGGGACTACCATTGAAGGCTTTTCATTTGTGCCGGGCTTTGGCTTTATGGTAGCGATTATGAGTCTTATGGGACAAAGCATTGGGGCAAAAAACTATATAAGGGCTAGTGAATACACAAAGCTTTGTGCGATTCTATCAAGCATTATGCTAGGAATTTGCGGACTTCTTTTAGTAATCTTTGCAAAGCCTTTGTCAGCGATTTTCATACGCGATGATATACTTGGGATAGAAATCTCTGTATATTATCTTATCGCCGTTGGTTTATCACAGATTCCATTAATCCTATCTTTTGTGTATGATGGGGCGTTACGCGGGGCTGGATTCACACAGATACCTTTATTCATTAATATTGTTAGCATATCCATATTTCGCCTTTTGCCTATGTGGCTTTGCACACATTTTGGCTTTTCAATCTATATGCTTTTTGTTATCATTTTTATTGAGACTTATATTCGAGCACTTATTTTTTACCTTGTATTCCGCAGTGGCGTATGGAAAAAACCTAAAAAATTATAG
- the rho gene encoding transcription termination factor Rho has product MEDLRITPLQKLLEIAKTLGVQNPQDLLRQDLIFEILKNQVSQGGFILISGILEITSEGYGFLRSIDEKFSDTQHDTYVSQSQIQRFALRNGDIITGQVRPPKDQERYYALLKIEAVNYLGLEEIKNRPLFENLTPLFPAEQLKLEYNRQKITGRMLDLFSPIGKGQRALIVAPPRTGKTELMKELAHGISENHPEVELMVLLIDERPEEVTDMERSVKGQVFSSTFDLPSTNHIRVAELVLERAKRRIEVGKDVVILLDSITRLARAYNATTPSSGKVLSGGVDANALHKPKRFFGAARNIEHGGSLTIIATALIETGSRMDEVIFEEFKGTGNAEIVLARSIADRRIYPAFDILKSGTRKDDLLLGDEKLRKVWMLRNVISQMDDIEALNFLYSKLAGTKNNDEFLNGMNEA; this is encoded by the coding sequence ATGGAGGATTTGCGGATTACACCTTTGCAAAAATTACTAGAGATTGCAAAAACGCTTGGAGTCCAAAATCCACAAGACCTTTTAAGGCAGGATTTGATTTTTGAGATTCTAAAAAATCAAGTCAGTCAAGGTGGCTTCATACTTATCTCTGGTATTTTAGAGATTACAAGTGAGGGCTATGGCTTTTTACGCTCGATTGATGAGAAGTTTTCTGATACGCAGCATGATACCTATGTTTCACAAAGTCAGATTCAGCGATTTGCTTTGCGTAATGGGGATATTATCACAGGGCAGGTGCGTCCGCCAAAAGACCAAGAGAGATATTATGCGCTTTTAAAGATTGAAGCGGTAAATTACTTAGGACTAGAAGAGATTAAAAATCGTCCTTTATTTGAGAATCTCACCCCGCTTTTCCCCGCAGAGCAGCTAAAGCTAGAATATAATAGACAAAAAATCACTGGTAGAATGCTAGATCTTTTTAGCCCCATTGGTAAAGGACAAAGGGCATTAATCGTAGCCCCACCAAGAACGGGTAAAACAGAACTCATGAAAGAATTAGCACATGGCATAAGTGAGAATCACCCCGAAGTAGAACTCATGGTGCTACTCATTGATGAGCGACCAGAAGAAGTAACAGATATGGAGCGAAGTGTAAAAGGACAAGTATTCTCAAGCACTTTTGACTTACCATCGACAAATCATATACGCGTAGCAGAACTCGTGCTAGAGAGAGCGAAAAGACGCATTGAAGTCGGCAAAGATGTTGTTATCTTACTAGATTCTATCACTCGTTTAGCACGCGCTTATAATGCTACAACGCCTTCAAGCGGCAAGGTTTTAAGCGGTGGTGTTGATGCAAATGCTTTGCATAAGCCTAAAAGATTCTTTGGTGCGGCAAGAAATATTGAGCATGGTGGCAGCTTAACTATCATTGCTACCGCATTGATTGAGACAGGCTCTAGAATGGATGAAGTCATTTTTGAAGAGTTTAAAGGCACAGGTAATGCTGAAATCGTATTAGCACGAAGTATTGCTGATCGTAGAATCTATCCCGCATTTGACATTCTAAAATCTGGCACAAGAAAAGATGACTTACTGCTTGGTGATGAGAAGCTGCGTAAGGTGTGGATGCTACGCAATGTTATCAGTCAAATGGATGATATTGAAGCACTCAATTTCCTTTACTCAAAGCTTGCTGGCACAAAGAATAATGATGAATTCTTAAATGGTATGAATGAAGCTTAA
- the rplT gene encoding 50S ribosomal protein L20 — MRVKTGIVRRRRHKKILKLARGFYSGRRKHFRKAKEQLERSMCYAFRDRKQKKRDFRKLWIVRINAACRLHGMSYSKFMFALKKANIELDRKILADMAYSNPSAFASLVEKIK, encoded by the coding sequence ATGAGAGTTAAAACAGGTATTGTAAGAAGACGAAGACATAAAAAGATTCTAAAACTTGCGCGTGGCTTTTATAGCGGCAGACGCAAGCATTTTAGAAAAGCAAAAGAGCAGCTTGAAAGAAGTATGTGCTATGCTTTTAGAGATAGAAAGCAAAAGAAAAGAGACTTTAGAAAGTTGTGGATTGTGCGTATTAATGCGGCGTGTCGTTTGCATGGTATGAGTTATTCAAAGTTTATGTTTGCATTGAAAAAGGCAAACATTGAGCTTGATAGAAAGATACTTGCAGATATGGCATATAGCAATCCAAGTGCATTTGCTAGTCTTGTTGAGAAAATAAAATAG
- the rpmI gene encoding 50S ribosomal protein L35 produces MPKMKTNRGAAKRFKVKKNAVKRGSAFKSHILTKKSPKRKARLNSPHYVHDTNLDSVKSLLCMS; encoded by the coding sequence ATGCCAAAGATGAAGACTAATCGTGGTGCTGCAAAGCGTTTCAAGGTGAAAAAAAATGCAGTCAAAAGAGGCAGTGCTTTTAAAAGCCATATTTTGACAAAAAAGTCGCCAAAACGCAAAGCAAGACTCAATTCGCCACATTATGTGCATGACACAAACTTAGATTCTGTCAAAAGTTTATTGTGTATGAGTTAA